A single window of Agromyces aureus DNA harbors:
- a CDS encoding mechanosensitive ion channel family protein, whose amino-acid sequence MNVWTDFTSYWAENGGDIVGKSIRIVVIIAVALLIRWILHFVIERVVGQIVSGVKRKQDVTDTQALQASPLAAVRVVQRTRTLGSVFTNVVNVTLFIIVTLMIVSTIDQGILGSFALLSAAIGAGLGFGAQNIVKDVLNGLFMVVEDQVGVGDVVDLGPATGIVEEVQIRITKVRDVNGTLWFVRNGEILRVGNMSQGWARVIVDLAVPYEADVDEVETELLKAANEFAQSSKWRARILERPEIWGLESISDDAMVLRVVVKVRTSSKDDVARELRVRLKRTVDGMGLRLPSLSSVVLTGFDGATRVKGAKPPKTSPNAVLTNEAVKASTAKAKRAQRAKGAPKPPATPPAEPPTTPGAPS is encoded by the coding sequence ATGAACGTCTGGACCGACTTCACGTCGTACTGGGCCGAGAACGGCGGCGACATCGTCGGCAAGTCCATCCGGATCGTGGTGATCATCGCCGTCGCGCTCCTCATCCGCTGGATCCTGCACTTCGTCATCGAGCGCGTCGTCGGCCAGATCGTCTCGGGCGTCAAGCGCAAGCAGGACGTCACCGACACGCAGGCGCTGCAGGCCTCGCCGCTCGCGGCGGTCCGCGTCGTGCAGCGCACCCGCACACTCGGGTCGGTGTTCACGAACGTCGTCAACGTGACGCTGTTCATCATCGTGACGCTCATGATCGTGAGCACCATCGACCAGGGCATCCTCGGGTCGTTCGCCCTGCTCTCCGCCGCGATCGGCGCCGGCCTCGGTTTCGGCGCCCAGAACATCGTGAAAGACGTGCTGAACGGATTGTTCATGGTCGTCGAGGACCAGGTCGGCGTCGGCGACGTCGTCGATCTCGGGCCTGCGACCGGCATCGTCGAAGAGGTGCAGATCCGCATCACGAAGGTGCGCGACGTCAACGGCACCCTCTGGTTCGTGCGCAACGGCGAGATCCTCCGCGTCGGAAACATGTCCCAGGGCTGGGCCCGCGTGATCGTCGACCTCGCCGTGCCGTACGAGGCCGACGTCGACGAGGTCGAGACCGAACTCCTGAAGGCCGCGAACGAGTTCGCGCAGTCGAGCAAGTGGCGCGCCCGCATCCTCGAACGCCCCGAAATCTGGGGGCTCGAGTCGATCTCCGACGATGCCATGGTGCTCAGGGTCGTCGTGAAGGTGCGCACCTCGTCGAAGGACGACGTCGCCCGTGAACTGCGGGTGCGGCTCAAGCGCACCGTCGACGGCATGGGGCTCAGGCTGCCGAGCCTCAGCTCGGTCGTGCTCACCGGGTTCGACGGCGCGACTCGCGTCAAGGGCGCGAAGCCGCCGAAGACCTCGCCGAACGCCGTGCTCACGAACGAGGCGGTCAAGGCCTCGACCGCGAAGGCCAAGCGGGCGCAGCGCGCGAAGGGCGCGCCGAAGCCCCCGGCCACGCCACCCGCCGAACCGCCGACGACCCCCGGAGCCCCATCGTGA
- the pepN gene encoding aminopeptidase N, whose amino-acid sequence MPAADLTRIEAEERAAIIAEVSYEVELDLTGDGEVFASTTVVRFAAVAGAATFIEATTREVHEITLNGRTIDPAAASDGRRVALDGLEAANELRIVSTCAYTNTGEGLHRFIDPVDEAVYLYTEFAVAEANRVYAVFDQPDLKAAVRFTITAPATWVVLSNAPTPEPVAVAPHANATTDAAAWAFETGPVISSYIVAIVAGAYAEWHGTATSTDGRDIPLGLFTRASLAQYAEPDVMFDTVQAGLAFYERAFGVPYPFGKYDQIFVPEYNWGAMENVGAVTFNENYLFRSRVSDARREQRAIVVLHELSHMWFGDSVTMRWWNDLWLNESFATWASTLATSEVTEFTGVWATFASDEKTSAAEQDQLPSTHPIVAPIESLADVEVNFDAITYDKGASVLKQLVAWVGLEAFQRGVGAYLRAHAGGNATLRDLLDELERASGRDLGRWSELWLETAGVNTLRAVLESDDAGLITSAVIEQTAAAAHPTLRPHRLAIGCYSGDAADDGSGSLARTHRFEIDVDGASTPVPELVGLVRPDLLLVNDEDLTYAKVRLDDDSFATAVERLSDLGDPVARAVILGSAWDTVRDAEFAATDFVRLVLGSVGHETQSSARGLALARLDAALSRYLADDRRERVAAEAGDAVWALAELAEPASDAQLQFVKAFTQLASSAAHADVLGSLLDGSIKLDGLDVDLDLRWELVIARATLVAASDEVIDDEINAALVLDDTAKGRRLAETARAARPDQAVKDAAWQRVATDADLSNDLARALADGWRRTSTPTLLASSIGPYFAMLQEVWATRSFTMASLVVNRLFPAPLVTEEVADAARTWLAANPAPAPLHRLVSEQLDELERALRARACDAEALG is encoded by the coding sequence ATGCCCGCTGCCGATCTCACCCGAATCGAAGCCGAGGAGCGCGCGGCGATCATCGCCGAGGTGTCGTACGAGGTCGAACTCGACCTCACCGGCGACGGCGAGGTCTTCGCGTCCACCACGGTCGTGCGCTTCGCCGCGGTCGCCGGCGCGGCGACGTTCATCGAGGCGACGACGCGCGAGGTGCACGAGATCACGCTGAACGGACGCACGATCGATCCGGCCGCGGCATCCGACGGCCGACGCGTCGCCCTCGACGGGCTCGAGGCTGCGAACGAGCTGCGCATCGTGAGCACGTGCGCGTACACGAACACGGGCGAGGGGCTGCACCGATTCATCGACCCCGTCGACGAGGCGGTGTATCTCTACACGGAATTCGCCGTGGCCGAGGCCAATCGCGTCTACGCGGTGTTCGACCAGCCCGATCTCAAGGCCGCCGTGCGGTTCACGATCACCGCCCCCGCGACCTGGGTCGTGCTGAGCAACGCACCCACGCCCGAACCGGTCGCGGTCGCACCGCACGCGAATGCGACGACGGATGCCGCGGCCTGGGCGTTCGAGACCGGGCCCGTGATCTCGAGCTACATCGTCGCGATCGTGGCGGGCGCCTACGCCGAATGGCACGGCACCGCCACGAGCACCGACGGCCGCGACATCCCCCTCGGACTCTTCACGCGCGCCTCGCTCGCGCAGTACGCCGAACCCGACGTGATGTTCGACACGGTGCAGGCGGGCCTCGCGTTCTACGAGCGCGCGTTCGGCGTGCCCTACCCGTTCGGCAAGTACGACCAGATCTTCGTGCCCGAGTACAACTGGGGCGCCATGGAGAACGTCGGAGCGGTGACGTTCAACGAGAACTACCTGTTCCGCTCGAGGGTCTCCGATGCGCGACGCGAGCAGCGCGCGATCGTCGTGCTGCACGAGCTCAGCCACATGTGGTTCGGCGACTCGGTCACGATGCGCTGGTGGAACGACCTGTGGCTGAACGAGTCGTTCGCGACCTGGGCGTCGACGCTCGCGACCTCGGAGGTCACCGAGTTCACGGGGGTCTGGGCGACCTTCGCGAGCGACGAGAAGACGTCGGCGGCCGAACAGGACCAGCTGCCGTCGACCCACCCCATCGTGGCGCCCATCGAGTCCCTCGCCGACGTCGAGGTGAACTTCGACGCGATCACCTACGACAAGGGTGCGTCGGTGCTGAAGCAACTCGTCGCCTGGGTCGGTCTCGAGGCATTCCAGCGCGGCGTCGGCGCCTACCTGCGGGCGCACGCCGGTGGCAATGCAACGCTGCGCGACCTGCTCGACGAGCTCGAACGCGCGAGCGGGCGCGACCTCGGCCGGTGGTCAGAACTGTGGCTCGAGACCGCGGGCGTCAACACGCTCCGCGCCGTGCTCGAGTCCGACGACGCCGGACTGATCACCTCGGCCGTGATCGAGCAGACCGCGGCCGCCGCACATCCGACCCTCCGCCCCCACCGCCTCGCGATCGGCTGCTACTCGGGCGACGCGGCCGACGACGGCTCGGGCTCCCTCGCGCGAACGCACCGCTTCGAGATCGACGTCGACGGCGCCTCGACCCCGGTGCCCGAACTCGTCGGCCTCGTTCGCCCCGACCTGCTGCTCGTGAACGACGAGGACCTGACCTACGCCAAGGTCCGACTCGACGACGACTCGTTCGCCACGGCCGTCGAACGCCTGAGCGACCTCGGCGACCCGGTCGCACGCGCCGTGATCCTCGGTTCGGCGTGGGACACCGTGCGCGACGCCGAGTTCGCCGCGACCGACTTCGTGCGCCTCGTGCTCGGCAGCGTCGGGCACGAGACCCAGTCCTCAGCACGAGGACTCGCGCTCGCCCGCCTCGACGCGGCGCTCTCGCGTTACCTCGCCGACGACCGCCGCGAACGCGTCGCGGCCGAGGCGGGCGACGCCGTGTGGGCGCTCGCCGAGCTCGCCGAACCCGCATCCGACGCGCAACTGCAGTTCGTCAAGGCCTTCACGCAACTCGCGAGCTCGGCGGCCCACGCCGACGTGCTCGGAAGCCTCCTCGACGGGTCGATCAAGCTCGACGGCCTCGACGTGGACCTCGACCTCCGCTGGGAGCTCGTGATCGCGCGCGCGACGCTCGTCGCGGCATCCGACGAGGTCATCGACGACGAGATCAACGCTGCGCTCGTGCTCGACGACACGGCCAAGGGACGACGACTGGCCGAGACGGCGCGAGCGGCTCGACCGGATCAGGCGGTGAAGGATGCCGCGTGGCAGCGCGTCGCGACCGACGCCGATCTCTCGAACGACCTCGCCAGGGCACTCGCCGACGGTTGGCGTCGCACGTCGACGCCGACGCTGCTCGCCTCGAGCATCGGCCCGTACTTCGCGATGCTGCAGGAGGTCTGGGCGACCCGGAGCTTCACCATGGCCTCGCTCGTCGTGAACCGGCTGTTCCCCGCACCGCTCGTCACCGAAGAGGTCGCCGATGCGGCCCGCACCTGGCTGGCGGCGAACCCCGCGCCCGCGCCGTTGCACCGCCTGGTCTCCGAGCAGCTCGACGAGCTCGAGCGAGCCCTGCGGGCCAGGGCGTGCGACGCGGAGGCGCTCGGCTGA
- a CDS encoding response regulator — protein MSTAGRPIRVAIADDQALVRTGLRMVLEAEPDLVVVGEANDGGSAIDLVAALDVDVMLMDVRMPGVDGIAATEAIVAGGRPTRVLVLTTFDLDEYAFAAIRAGASGFLLKDSRPVELAGAIRTVHAGEAALAPRVTRRMIELFGAELPRPAAAEAPGLSSLTAREHEILIAIAEGRSNTEIAADFVLSESTVKTHVGRVLLKLDARDRVQLVIYAYEHGLLPRAGSA, from the coding sequence ATGAGCACCGCCGGCCGGCCCATCCGAGTCGCCATCGCCGACGACCAGGCGCTCGTGCGCACCGGCCTCCGCATGGTGCTCGAGGCCGAACCCGATCTCGTCGTCGTCGGCGAGGCGAACGACGGCGGCAGCGCGATCGACCTGGTCGCCGCCCTCGACGTCGACGTCATGCTCATGGACGTGCGGATGCCGGGGGTCGACGGCATCGCGGCCACCGAGGCGATCGTGGCGGGCGGCCGACCCACCCGGGTGCTCGTGCTGACCACGTTCGACCTCGACGAGTACGCGTTCGCCGCGATCCGCGCCGGCGCGAGCGGATTCCTGCTGAAGGACTCGCGCCCGGTCGAGCTGGCGGGTGCGATCCGAACGGTGCACGCGGGCGAGGCCGCGCTCGCACCCCGTGTCACGCGCCGCATGATCGAGCTGTTCGGCGCCGAGCTGCCCCGCCCGGCGGCCGCCGAGGCGCCCGGGCTGTCGTCGCTGACCGCCCGCGAGCACGAGATCCTCATCGCCATCGCAGAGGGCCGGAGCAACACCGAGATCGCGGCCGACTTCGTGCTCTCGGAGTCGACCGTGAAGACGCACGTCGGACGCGTGCTCCTCAAGCTCGACGCCCGCGATCGCGTGCAGCTGGTGATCTACGCGTACGAGCACGGCCTGCTCCCCCGTGCCGGCTCGGCCTGA
- a CDS encoding sensor histidine kinase codes for MSDASFSPGYPASVVGGELRLPKPPGVVRQFWARHPWLTDSLIAALYVVPTFIGSLVLGFGPTPPPLWITIAQLVAIAVAGAAILLFRRCRPWLLLVVSWSVCLVVYPFGSTDVFPMLLGLYALAVYGSTRSAWIGFGGSVVVATASSYIAVWAHADDTVAPFGADAPASATQFTVLLLIATLIGVTVGNRRRYLNALIARAHDLARERDQQARLATAVERSRIAREMHDIVSHGLTVMVTLADGSSAIAGRDPDRAADAMRLVAETGRSALADMRRMLGVLSEPAVTSEELAPQPGAAAIPALVERFRSAGLPVQLTTAGPPIEDPNLQLTVYRIVQEGLTNALRYAATAHTVEVRVAHVDGVVHVDVVDDAAAASNPEVASGGHGLVGMRERVALYGGTLEAGPRSIRGWQLHAELRSRDDAESEEERP; via the coding sequence ATGTCGGACGCATCCTTCTCCCCCGGCTACCCGGCTTCGGTGGTCGGGGGAGAACTGCGTCTGCCCAAGCCGCCCGGGGTGGTGCGCCAGTTCTGGGCGCGGCATCCGTGGCTCACCGACTCGCTGATCGCGGCCCTCTACGTCGTGCCGACGTTCATCGGCTCGCTCGTGCTCGGGTTCGGCCCGACGCCGCCGCCGCTCTGGATCACGATCGCGCAGCTCGTCGCCATCGCGGTCGCCGGCGCCGCGATCCTGCTCTTTCGTCGGTGCCGCCCCTGGCTGCTCCTGGTGGTCTCGTGGAGCGTCTGCCTCGTGGTGTACCCGTTCGGGTCGACCGACGTGTTCCCCATGCTGCTCGGGCTCTACGCGCTGGCCGTCTACGGCTCCACCCGTTCCGCGTGGATCGGGTTCGGCGGTTCGGTCGTCGTGGCGACGGCGTCGTCGTACATCGCGGTCTGGGCGCACGCCGACGACACGGTCGCGCCGTTCGGCGCCGACGCACCCGCCTCCGCGACGCAGTTCACGGTGCTGCTGCTGATCGCGACGCTCATCGGAGTGACCGTCGGCAACCGCCGTCGCTATCTGAACGCCCTGATCGCGAGGGCACACGACCTCGCCCGCGAACGCGACCAGCAGGCGCGTCTCGCGACGGCGGTCGAACGATCGCGGATCGCCCGCGAGATGCACGACATCGTCTCGCACGGCCTCACGGTGATGGTGACCCTGGCCGACGGCTCCTCGGCGATCGCCGGCCGCGATCCCGATCGGGCCGCCGACGCGATGCGGCTCGTCGCCGAGACCGGTCGATCCGCCCTCGCCGACATGCGGCGCATGCTCGGGGTGCTCTCCGAGCCCGCCGTGACCTCCGAAGAACTGGCGCCCCAGCCGGGCGCTGCCGCGATCCCGGCGCTCGTCGAGCGCTTCCGTTCGGCCGGCCTCCCGGTGCAGCTGACCACCGCTGGTCCGCCGATCGAGGATCCCAACCTGCAGCTCACGGTCTATCGCATCGTGCAGGAGGGCCTCACGAACGCGCTCCGGTACGCCGCGACGGCGCATACGGTGGAGGTCCGCGTCGCGCACGTCGATGGCGTGGTGCACGTCGACGTCGTCGACGACGCGGCCGCCGCCTCGAACCCCGAGGTTGCGAGCGGCGGCCACGGCCTCGTCGGCATGCGCGAACGCGTGGCGCTGTACGGGGGCACACTCGAGGCCGGTCCCCGTTCCATCCGCGGCTGGCAGCTGCACGCCGAGCTCCGCTCCCGCGACGACGCCGAATCCGAGGAGGAACGCCCATGA
- a CDS encoding ABC transporter permease subunit — MTAITAQQAHPSQRTRPTSLTFAGVLRSEWIKLRSLRSTTWSYLIVIAISLGMALIMSLSMVGGMGGGLDVGAAPADQQAQLVLQASVFGVYFGQLVAGVLGVLVISGEYTTGMIRSTLTAVPKRLPALAAKAVVLFVATFVVGLVANLLAFAVSSAVFAGSDVSASLTDPAVFLPLLGGALYLALVSVFALGVGTMLRSSAGGIAAVLGLILLLPTVLAMIPAEWAQDLVPYLLSSAGMNMFTSTTAGPSGDALGVWVNLLIVLGWVAASVVGAAALLKRRDA; from the coding sequence ATGACCGCCATCACCGCGCAGCAGGCACACCCCTCGCAGCGCACCCGCCCCACCTCGCTGACCTTCGCCGGTGTGCTCCGCTCCGAGTGGATCAAGCTCCGCAGCCTCCGCTCCACCACGTGGTCGTACCTCATCGTGATCGCGATCTCCCTCGGCATGGCGCTCATCATGTCGCTGAGCATGGTCGGCGGCATGGGCGGCGGGCTCGACGTCGGCGCGGCACCGGCCGACCAGCAGGCGCAGCTCGTGCTGCAGGCCTCGGTGTTCGGCGTCTATTTCGGCCAGCTCGTCGCCGGCGTGCTCGGCGTGCTCGTGATCAGCGGCGAGTACACCACGGGCATGATCCGTTCGACACTCACGGCCGTGCCCAAGCGGCTCCCGGCGCTCGCGGCCAAGGCCGTCGTGCTGTTCGTCGCGACGTTCGTGGTCGGCCTCGTCGCCAACCTGCTGGCCTTCGCGGTCTCGTCGGCGGTGTTCGCCGGCAGCGACGTGTCCGCGAGCCTGACCGACCCGGCCGTGTTCCTGCCGCTGCTCGGCGGGGCGCTCTACCTCGCGCTCGTGTCGGTCTTCGCGCTGGGCGTGGGCACGATGCTCCGCAGCAGTGCAGGCGGCATCGCGGCAGTGCTCGGGCTCATCCTGCTGCTGCCGACGGTGCTCGCGATGATCCCCGCCGAGTGGGCCCAGGACCTGGTTCCGTACCTGCTCTCGAGCGCCGGCATGAACATGTTCACGTCGACGACCGCGGGCCCGTCCGGCGACGCCCTCGGCGTGTGGGTGAACCTGCTGATCGTGCTCGGCTGGGTCGCGGCATCCGTCGTCGGCGCCGCCGCGCTGCTGAAGCGACGGGACGCGTAG
- a CDS encoding ABC transporter ATP-binding protein has protein sequence MITAEGLVKRYGAKTAVNDISFTVRPGQVTGFLGPNGAGKSTTMRMIVGLDRPSAGGVTVNGKPYAAHRAPLHEVGALLDAKAVHTGRSAYNHLLAMAATHGIGASRVREVIELTGLESVARKRVGGFSLGMGQRLGIAAAMLGDPATLILDEPVNGLDPEGVLWVRQFVRHLASEGRTIFLSSHLMSEMALTADHLIVLGRGEIIADAPVADIIAGGTRARVLVRSPHASQLAELLAAPEIAVIRSEAGVLEVTGLPASGIGDLAAQHGLAIHELTPLSASLEEAYMALTSDAVEYRTEAVR, from the coding sequence ATGATCACGGCAGAAGGGCTCGTCAAGCGCTACGGCGCGAAGACGGCCGTCAACGACATCAGTTTCACCGTCCGGCCAGGACAGGTCACCGGATTCCTCGGGCCCAACGGCGCCGGCAAGTCGACCACGATGCGCATGATCGTCGGGCTCGACCGACCGAGTGCCGGCGGCGTGACCGTCAACGGCAAGCCGTACGCGGCGCATCGAGCCCCGCTCCACGAGGTGGGCGCACTGCTCGACGCGAAGGCCGTGCACACCGGCCGCAGCGCCTACAACCACCTGCTCGCGATGGCGGCCACGCACGGCATCGGCGCGAGCCGGGTGCGCGAGGTCATCGAGCTCACCGGCCTCGAATCCGTCGCCCGCAAACGCGTCGGCGGATTCTCGCTCGGCATGGGCCAGCGACTCGGCATCGCCGCCGCGATGCTCGGAGACCCGGCGACGCTCATCCTCGACGAACCGGTCAACGGCCTCGACCCCGAGGGCGTGCTGTGGGTGCGCCAGTTCGTGCGCCACCTCGCATCCGAGGGCCGCACGATCTTCCTCTCCTCGCACCTCATGAGCGAGATGGCGCTCACGGCCGACCACCTCATCGTGCTCGGACGCGGCGAGATCATCGCCGACGCACCGGTCGCCGACATCATCGCCGGCGGCACGCGAGCGCGGGTGCTCGTGCGCTCACCGCACGCCTCGCAGCTCGCCGAGCTGCTCGCCGCCCCCGAGATCGCAGTGATCCGCTCGGAGGCGGGCGTGCTCGAGGTGACCGGGCTCCCGGCATCCGGCATCGGCGATCTCGCCGCACAGCACGGACTCGCCATCCACGAACTCACCCCGCTCAGCGCGTCGCTCGAAGAGGCCTACATGGCCCTGACCTCCGACGCCGTCGAATACCGTACGGAGGCCGTCCGATGA
- the pepN gene encoding aminopeptidase N produces MPGENLTRSEAEERAALVTVHDYDVVLDVTTGPEVFKTTTTVRFDATAGASTFIDAITAAVHRVTLNGVDLDPAQVSDGVRIQLSNLAAQNELVVEADGTYMNTGEGLHRFVDPVDGEVYLYTQFEVPDSRRMFAVFEQPDLKASFRFTVTAPAHWEVVSNSPTPEPADAHEGAKTWAFEPTQRISSYITALIAGPYAVVRDELTSSDGRVIPLGVFSRKSLSQYLDADYVFQKTKQGFEYFEAKFGVPYPFPKYDQLFVPEYNAGAMENAGAVTFTEAYVFRSKVTDAIRERRVVTILHELAHMWFGDLVTMKWWNDLWLNESFAEWASTIATAEATEWTEAWTTFNSMEKSWAYRQDQLPSTHPIVATINDLEDVLVNFDGITYAKGGSVLKQLVAWVGIDAFFAGVSAYFQKHQWGNTTLADLLVELEAASGRDLTEWSELWLETSGVNTLRPEIETDAEGRITAFTVLQSAPADYPTIRPHRLAIGFYNLVDGKLVRDHRVELDVDGERTEVAELVGLARPALVLLNDDDLAYAKIRLDDASHGVALANLSEIEDPLARALVWSSVWDATRDGETRASDYLALVLGNIASETESTTLRIVLANAALAAGAYTEPSRQADALRAVADGFWRLAQEAEAGSDAQFQFVTNFAGLAEHGSHVDDLAGLFAGTVRLDGLEIDADLGWRLLIALVASGRAGDAEIDARLADDNTATGQQSAAHARAAIQTVEGKERAWASLIDVDTATNTIVRESAAGFVRTTDPALLESFVERYFAMLEPVWESRSYAIAEKLVDGLYPSPLANRGLADASRAWLDAHPDVPALRRLVIERLAGVDRALVAQERDAQQA; encoded by the coding sequence GTGCCTGGAGAGAACCTCACCCGATCCGAAGCCGAGGAGCGCGCGGCGCTCGTCACGGTGCACGACTACGACGTCGTGCTCGATGTGACCACCGGCCCCGAGGTGTTCAAGACCACGACGACGGTGCGGTTCGACGCCACCGCGGGCGCCTCGACCTTCATCGACGCCATCACCGCCGCCGTGCACCGCGTCACGCTGAACGGCGTCGACCTCGACCCCGCACAGGTGAGCGACGGCGTGCGCATCCAGCTGTCGAACCTCGCCGCGCAGAACGAGCTCGTCGTCGAGGCCGACGGCACGTACATGAACACCGGTGAGGGCCTGCACCGCTTCGTCGACCCCGTCGACGGCGAGGTGTACCTCTACACCCAGTTCGAGGTGCCCGACTCGCGCCGCATGTTCGCCGTGTTCGAGCAGCCCGACCTGAAGGCGTCGTTCCGCTTCACGGTGACCGCGCCCGCGCACTGGGAGGTCGTGTCGAACTCGCCGACGCCCGAGCCCGCCGACGCGCACGAGGGTGCGAAGACCTGGGCGTTCGAGCCCACGCAGCGCATCTCGAGCTACATCACCGCGCTCATCGCCGGCCCGTACGCGGTCGTGCGCGACGAACTCACGAGCTCCGACGGCCGGGTGATCCCGCTCGGCGTGTTCAGCCGCAAGAGCCTCTCCCAGTACCTCGACGCCGACTACGTGTTCCAGAAGACCAAGCAGGGCTTCGAATACTTCGAGGCGAAGTTCGGCGTGCCTTACCCGTTCCCCAAGTACGACCAGCTCTTCGTGCCCGAGTACAACGCCGGCGCCATGGAGAACGCGGGCGCCGTCACCTTCACCGAGGCGTACGTGTTCCGCTCGAAGGTGACCGACGCGATCCGCGAACGTCGTGTCGTCACGATCCTGCACGAACTCGCACACATGTGGTTCGGCGACCTCGTCACCATGAAGTGGTGGAACGACCTGTGGCTGAACGAGTCGTTCGCCGAATGGGCGTCGACCATCGCGACCGCAGAGGCCACCGAGTGGACCGAGGCGTGGACCACCTTCAACTCCATGGAGAAGAGCTGGGCCTACCGCCAGGACCAGCTGCCCTCGACGCACCCGATCGTCGCGACGATCAACGACCTCGAAGACGTGCTCGTCAACTTCGACGGCATCACGTACGCCAAGGGCGGCTCGGTGCTGAAGCAGCTCGTCGCCTGGGTCGGCATCGACGCGTTCTTCGCGGGCGTCTCGGCCTACTTCCAGAAGCACCAGTGGGGCAACACAACCCTCGCCGACCTGCTCGTCGAGCTCGAGGCCGCGAGCGGCCGCGACCTGACCGAGTGGTCCGAGCTCTGGCTCGAGACCTCTGGCGTCAACACGCTGCGCCCCGAGATCGAGACCGACGCCGAGGGCCGGATCACCGCGTTCACGGTGCTGCAGTCGGCGCCAGCCGACTACCCCACGATCCGCCCGCACCGCCTCGCGATCGGCTTCTACAACCTCGTCGACGGCAAGCTCGTGCGCGACCACCGCGTCGAGCTCGACGTCGACGGCGAGCGCACCGAGGTCGCCGAGCTCGTCGGCCTCGCGCGCCCCGCGCTCGTGCTGCTGAACGACGACGACCTCGCCTACGCGAAGATCCGCCTCGACGACGCCTCGCACGGCGTCGCGCTCGCCAACCTCAGCGAGATCGAGGACCCGCTGGCCCGCGCCCTCGTCTGGAGCTCGGTGTGGGACGCCACGCGCGACGGCGAGACGCGCGCGAGCGACTACCTCGCCCTCGTGCTCGGCAACATCGCGAGCGAGACCGAGTCGACCACCCTGCGCATCGTGCTCGCCAACGCGGCGCTCGCCGCGGGCGCCTACACCGAGCCGTCCCGCCAGGCCGACGCCCTCCGCGCGGTCGCCGACGGATTCTGGCGCCTCGCGCAGGAGGCCGAGGCCGGCAGCGACGCCCAGTTCCAGTTCGTGACGAACTTCGCGGGCCTGGCCGAGCACGGCTCGCACGTCGACGACCTCGCCGGGCTCTTCGCGGGCACCGTGCGACTCGACGGCCTCGAGATCGACGCCGACCTCGGCTGGCGCCTGCTCATCGCCCTCGTCGCGTCGGGGCGCGCCGGCGACGCCGAGATCGACGCGCGACTCGCCGACGACAACACGGCCACCGGCCAGCAGTCGGCCGCCCACGCCCGTGCCGCGATCCAGACCGTCGAGGGCAAGGAGCGCGCCTGGGCCTCGCTCATCGACGTCGACACCGCGACGAACACGATCGTGCGCGAGTCGGCCGCCGGATTCGTGCGCACGACCGATCCGGCCCTGCTCGAGTCGTTCGTCGAGCGGTACTTCGCGATGCTCGAGCCCGTGTGGGAGTCCCGCAGCTACGCGATCGCCGAGAAGCTCGTCGACGGGCTGTACCCGTCGCCGCTCGCGAACCGGGGGCTCGCGGACGCGAGCCGTGCTTGGCTCGACGCGCACCCCGACGTGCCGGCCCTGCGCCGCCTCGTCATCGAGCGCCTCGCCGGCGTCGACCGCGCCCTCGTGGCGCAGGAGCGCGACGCGCAGCAGGCCTGA